Proteins from one Camelina sativa cultivar DH55 chromosome 8, Cs, whole genome shotgun sequence genomic window:
- the LOC104705372 gene encoding homeobox protein knotted-1-like 4 isoform X1 translates to MAFHNNHFNHFTDQQQQHHQPPPPPPPQQQHFHESAPPNWLLRSDNNFLNLQTAASAAATSSDSPSSAAANQWLSRSSSFLQRGGTGANNNAPGSGDVVEDVTTGGEESMIGEKKEAERWQNAKHKAEVLSHPLYEQLLSAHVACLRIATPVDQLPRIDAQLAQSQNVVAKYSTLDTAQGLLPGDDKELDHFMTHYVLLLCSFKEQLQQHVRVHAMEAVMACWEIEQSLQSFTGVSPGEGTGATMSEDEDEQVESDAHLFDGSLDGLGFGPLVPTESERSLMERVRQELKHELKQGYKEKIVDIREEILRKRRAGKLPGDTTSVLKSWWQSHSKWPYPTEEDKARLVQETGLQLKQINNWFINQRKRNWHSNPSSSTVSKNKRRSNAGENSGRER, encoded by the exons ATGGCGTTTCATAACAACCACTTCAATCACTTCAccgaccaacaacaacaacaccaccagcctcctcctcctccgccgccgcagCAGCAACATTTCCACGAATCCGCACCGCCTAACTGGCTCCTCCGTTCCGATAACAATTTTCTTAACCTCCAGACCGCCGCATCCGCAGCCGCTACAAGCTCCGATTCTCCTTCTTCCGCCGCCGCTAACCAATGGCTCTCCCGATCCTCATCCTTCCTCCAACGCGGCGGCACCGGCGCCAACAACAACGCACCAGGTTCAGGTGACGTCGTAGAAGACGTCACCACCGGCGGAGAGGAGTCGATGATCGGTGAGAAGAAAGAGGCGGAGAGGTGGCAGAATGCGAAGCACAAGGCGGAGGTACTGTCTCATCCGCTATACGAGCAGCTTTTGTCGGCACACGTGGCGTGCTTGAGGATCGCTACGCCGGTTGATCAGCTTCCGAGGATCGACGCACAGCTTGCTCAGTCACAAAACGTCGTGGCTAAGTACTCAACCCTAGACACCGCTCAAGGACTCCTTCCCGGCGATGACAAAGAGCTTGACCACTTCATG ACGCATTATGTACTATTGCTGTGCTCTTTCAAAGAACAATTACAACAGCATGTTCGTGTTCATGCAATGGAAGCTGTTATGGCTTGTTGGGAGATTGAGCAGTCTCTTCAAAGCTTTACAG GAGTGTCTCCTGGTGAAGGCACAGGAGCAACAATGtctgaggatgaagatgagCAAGTTGAGAGTGATGCTCATTTGTTTGATGGAAGCTTAGATGGGTTAGGGTTTGGTCCTCTGGTTCCTACTGAGAGTGAAAGATCTTTGATGGAAAGAGTCAGACAAGAACTCAAACATGAACTCAAACAG GGTTATAAGGAGAAAATTGTAGACATAAGAGAGGAGATcctgagaaagagaagagctgGAAAATTACCAGGAGACACCACCTCTGTTCTCAAATCATGGTGGCAATCTCATTCTAAGTGGCCTTACCCTACT GAGGAAGATAAGGCGAGGTTGGTGCAAGAGACGGGTTTGCAGCTCAAACAGATAAACAATTGGTTCATcaatcaaagaaaaaggaattggCATAGCAATCCATCTTCTTCTACCGTCTCAAAGAACAAACGCAGAAG CAATGCAGGTGAAAATAGCGGAAGAGAGCGTTGA
- the LOC104705373 gene encoding uncharacterized protein LOC104705373 — MYNECSSPSTARSTMTRGTNHRMRSPICCLGANAVVEPEAMMIGGGGGPRTPRSPYEWLKSTAQELELRDRCRRVKSRIKVTCRNNHCGYNCHHHHHQRHHSQSYPGDFSYDPLSYALNFEDDVRASDDDGSFPNFTARLPQSPVTKTRSATVDLISF; from the coding sequence ATGTACAACGAATGCAGCTCTCCCTCGACCGCAAGATCAACGATGACGAGAGGAACTAACCACAGGATGAGATCTCCCATCTGTTGTTTAGGAGCAAACGCTGTGGTTGAGCCAGAGGCGATGAtgatcggaggaggaggaggaccaaGAACTCCAAGATCTCCTTACGAATGGCTCAAATCCACCGCGCAGGAGCTAGAGCTAAGAGATCGGTGCCGCCGCGTGAAGTCACGTATCAAGGTTACGTGCCGTAACAACCATTGTGGTTAtaattgtcatcatcatcatcatcagagacATCATAGCCAGAGTTATCCTGGAGATTTTAGTTATGATCCGTTGAGTTACGCGCTCAATTTCGAGGACGATGTGAGAGCTTCTGATGACGACGGTTCTTTTCCGAATTTCACGGCGAGGTTGCCTCAGTCTCCGGTGACTAAGACGAGATCCGCCACGGTTGATTTGATCTCGTTTTGA
- the LOC104705372 gene encoding homeobox protein knotted-1-like 4 isoform X2 gives MAFHNNHFNHFTDQQQQHHQPPPPPPPQQQHFHESAPPNWLLRSDNNFLNLQTAASAAATSSDSPSSAAANQWLSRSSSFLQRGGTGANNNAPGSGDVVEDVTTGGEESMIGEKKEAERWQNAKHKAEVLSHPLYEQLLSAHVACLRIATPVDQLPRIDAQLAQSQNVVAKYSTLDTAQGLLPGDDKELDHFMTHYVLLLCSFKEQLQQHVRVHAMEAVMACWEIEQSLQSFTGVSPGEGTGATMSEDEDEQVESDAHLFDGSLDGLGFGPLVPTESERSLMERVRQELKHELKQGYKEKIVDIREEILRKRRAGKLPGDTTSVLKSWWQSHSKWPYPTEEDKARLVQETGLQLKQINNWFINQRKRNWHSNPSSSTVSKNKRRR, from the exons ATGGCGTTTCATAACAACCACTTCAATCACTTCAccgaccaacaacaacaacaccaccagcctcctcctcctccgccgccgcagCAGCAACATTTCCACGAATCCGCACCGCCTAACTGGCTCCTCCGTTCCGATAACAATTTTCTTAACCTCCAGACCGCCGCATCCGCAGCCGCTACAAGCTCCGATTCTCCTTCTTCCGCCGCCGCTAACCAATGGCTCTCCCGATCCTCATCCTTCCTCCAACGCGGCGGCACCGGCGCCAACAACAACGCACCAGGTTCAGGTGACGTCGTAGAAGACGTCACCACCGGCGGAGAGGAGTCGATGATCGGTGAGAAGAAAGAGGCGGAGAGGTGGCAGAATGCGAAGCACAAGGCGGAGGTACTGTCTCATCCGCTATACGAGCAGCTTTTGTCGGCACACGTGGCGTGCTTGAGGATCGCTACGCCGGTTGATCAGCTTCCGAGGATCGACGCACAGCTTGCTCAGTCACAAAACGTCGTGGCTAAGTACTCAACCCTAGACACCGCTCAAGGACTCCTTCCCGGCGATGACAAAGAGCTTGACCACTTCATG ACGCATTATGTACTATTGCTGTGCTCTTTCAAAGAACAATTACAACAGCATGTTCGTGTTCATGCAATGGAAGCTGTTATGGCTTGTTGGGAGATTGAGCAGTCTCTTCAAAGCTTTACAG GAGTGTCTCCTGGTGAAGGCACAGGAGCAACAATGtctgaggatgaagatgagCAAGTTGAGAGTGATGCTCATTTGTTTGATGGAAGCTTAGATGGGTTAGGGTTTGGTCCTCTGGTTCCTACTGAGAGTGAAAGATCTTTGATGGAAAGAGTCAGACAAGAACTCAAACATGAACTCAAACAG GGTTATAAGGAGAAAATTGTAGACATAAGAGAGGAGATcctgagaaagagaagagctgGAAAATTACCAGGAGACACCACCTCTGTTCTCAAATCATGGTGGCAATCTCATTCTAAGTGGCCTTACCCTACT GAGGAAGATAAGGCGAGGTTGGTGCAAGAGACGGGTTTGCAGCTCAAACAGATAAACAATTGGTTCATcaatcaaagaaaaaggaattggCATAGCAATCCATCTTCTTCTACCGTCTCAAAGAACAAACGCAGAAG GTGA